A single window of Methylacidimicrobium sp. AP8 DNA harbors:
- a CDS encoding NTP transferase domain-containing protein, whose translation MPKVEAGTDAGIAALMLAAGGSRRMRPAHKLLLPIGEAMVRRPVRAALEAGLFPIVVVTGYRGEEVAAAVADLGAACRPNPEWGTGIASSIRAGLAALPDGCPATAILLADMPRVDAGHLRRLARAFAAGGDAGILIPTYRGRRGNPWVWSRRLFAALAALVGDCGGSALAPRLGPWIREVPMPDDGVLLDLDAPEEFAREAGRAAVAGVAAEESQLLLPPAGGNRYPAG comes from the coding sequence ATGCCCAAGGTAGAAGCGGGGACGGACGCGGGGATCGCCGCCCTCATGCTGGCCGCGGGCGGATCGAGGCGGATGCGGCCCGCGCACAAGCTGCTGCTGCCCATCGGGGAAGCGATGGTCCGCCGGCCGGTACGCGCGGCGCTCGAAGCCGGGCTCTTTCCGATCGTCGTCGTGACCGGATACCGCGGGGAGGAAGTCGCGGCGGCGGTGGCCGACCTCGGGGCCGCCTGCCGGCCGAATCCGGAGTGGGGAACAGGCATCGCCTCCTCGATCCGCGCCGGCCTTGCGGCGCTGCCGGACGGCTGCCCGGCGACGGCGATCCTCTTGGCCGACATGCCGCGGGTGGACGCGGGCCACCTGCGGCGGCTCGCCCGCGCCTTCGCCGCGGGCGGGGATGCCGGAATCCTGATCCCGACCTATCGCGGGCGGCGGGGGAACCCTTGGGTATGGAGCCGGCGCCTCTTTGCGGCCCTGGCGGCCCTCGTCGGAGACTGCGGGGGCAGCGCGCTGGCCCCCCGGCTCGGCCCCTGGATCCGGGAGGTGCCGATGCCGGATGATGGCGTCCTCCTCGACCTCGATGCTCCGGAGGAGTTCGCTCGGGAGGCGGGGCGAGCGGCTGTCGCGGGGGTGGCAGCCGAGGAAAGCCAATTGCTCTTGCCTCCGGCCGGCGGGAACCGCTATCCGGCAGGGTAA
- a CDS encoding adenine deaminase, with protein MAASPTVCGKKPFAVPPLSRMTRALALVASGRRPPDLIVRGARLLCPYTEAILPNREIWIYGGRIAAVRPQGSAPPRWGKREYDVRGGIVAPGLIDPHVHIESSMVGACAYAEAALRNGTTTVFCDSHEIANVLGRKGIEWMLEDARRSPLSIFLTIPSTVPATEDRLETAGGRIAPEDVARLFERFPEAVALGEKMDFVAVAAGHSRTHAILREALRRGRPVCGHVYGEGFVAAYAASGVTDTHEASDGEIALQMLQSGMWIFLRGGPPLTPWHSLPKAIEAVTRLGAAPKRLCVCTDDRDPDDLLLFGLDWVVREAWRHGLGLPLSWSLGSLHPALRFGLDHEAGGLAPARRADLVLLDDQGRVRNTWLGGELLVEDGEITPQLEEVLGAPYRYPPRAYRTVRLPERKLSSPPLPEEPSRFHLLGIDPPGILVRHRTVVAPGREILRRVREEDLCWLAVLERHGKTGEIAWGLVEGFGLRQGAVASTVGHDAHNLLVAGKRVEEMEFAARTLESVQGGVCVVAEERVIALVELPVAGLLSDRRIGEVAEAMRALKAAWDKAGCRLPFMGFNLLPLSVIPEIRLTNKGLVLVPEMRLVPLWEKARGKRRNGQPVPKPTPSSASQRR; from the coding sequence ATGGCCGCTAGTCCCACCGTTTGTGGGAAGAAGCCCTTTGCCGTTCCGCCGCTTTCGCGGATGACCCGCGCGCTCGCGCTGGTCGCTTCGGGCCGGCGGCCTCCCGATCTGATCGTGCGCGGCGCCCGGCTCCTTTGCCCCTATACGGAAGCGATCCTTCCGAATCGGGAAATCTGGATCTACGGCGGGCGGATCGCCGCGGTGCGCCCACAGGGATCGGCCCCGCCCCGTTGGGGCAAGCGGGAATATGACGTTCGCGGAGGGATCGTGGCCCCCGGCCTGATCGATCCCCACGTCCACATCGAGAGCAGCATGGTCGGGGCCTGCGCCTATGCCGAGGCGGCCCTGCGCAACGGGACCACCACGGTCTTCTGCGACAGCCACGAGATTGCCAACGTGCTCGGCCGAAAGGGAATCGAATGGATGCTCGAGGATGCCCGCCGCTCGCCCCTTTCGATCTTTCTCACGATCCCGAGCACGGTTCCCGCGACCGAGGACCGGCTCGAGACCGCCGGCGGCCGGATCGCTCCCGAGGATGTGGCTCGCCTCTTCGAGCGCTTTCCGGAAGCGGTGGCCCTGGGGGAAAAAATGGACTTCGTCGCGGTCGCCGCGGGCCATTCGCGCACCCATGCGATCTTGCGGGAAGCGCTCCGCCGGGGGCGGCCCGTCTGCGGCCATGTCTACGGAGAGGGGTTCGTGGCGGCTTACGCTGCCAGCGGGGTGACCGACACGCACGAAGCGTCGGACGGAGAGATTGCGCTGCAGATGCTCCAGTCGGGCATGTGGATCTTCCTGCGCGGAGGTCCTCCGCTCACCCCATGGCACAGCCTCCCCAAGGCGATCGAGGCGGTGACTCGGCTGGGAGCCGCTCCCAAACGCCTCTGCGTGTGCACCGACGACCGCGATCCCGACGATCTGCTTCTCTTCGGGCTGGACTGGGTGGTCCGGGAGGCTTGGCGTCACGGGCTCGGCCTTCCTCTCAGCTGGAGCTTGGGCTCGCTTCATCCGGCCCTCCGCTTCGGGCTGGACCACGAAGCGGGAGGGCTCGCTCCCGCGCGGCGCGCCGATCTGGTGTTGCTCGACGACCAGGGGCGGGTGCGGAACACCTGGCTCGGCGGGGAGCTCCTAGTCGAGGATGGAGAGATCACCCCGCAGCTCGAGGAAGTCCTTGGCGCGCCCTACCGCTATCCGCCCCGGGCCTACCGGACGGTCCGCTTGCCCGAGCGCAAGCTCTCCTCTCCTCCATTGCCGGAAGAACCGAGCCGCTTCCACCTGCTCGGGATCGACCCGCCGGGCATCCTCGTCCGCCACCGGACCGTCGTGGCTCCGGGGCGCGAGATCCTCCGGCGGGTGAGGGAGGAGGACCTCTGTTGGCTTGCGGTTCTCGAGCGGCACGGGAAAACCGGCGAGATCGCTTGGGGCTTGGTCGAAGGATTCGGCCTGCGGCAGGGGGCCGTGGCCTCGACCGTCGGCCACGATGCGCACAACCTCCTGGTCGCCGGGAAGCGGGTGGAGGAGATGGAATTTGCCGCCCGCACTTTGGAGAGCGTCCAGGGCGGAGTCTGCGTGGTCGCCGAAGAGCGGGTCATCGCGCTGGTCGAGCTGCCCGTCGCAGGGCTCCTCTCCGACCGGAGGATCGGCGAGGTCGCCGAGGCGATGCGGGCGCTGAAGGCCGCTTGGGACAAGGCGGGCTGCCGGCTCCCCTTCATGGGCTTCAACCTGCTCCCGCTCTCGGTGATTCCCGAGATCCGGCTGACCAACAAGGGGCTGGTGTTGGTCCCCGAAATGCGGCTGGTCCCCCTGTGGGAGAAGGCCCGCGGGAAACGTCGGAACGGTCAGCCGGTACCGAAGCCGACGCCCAGCTCGGCGAGCCAGCGCCGGTAG
- a CDS encoding transposase, producing MSKLPVFTYQTRLRLTHEQTSCLDAYAALYGRAQRTLLARMRAGVPLNELKRSFLRRFGLTSRKFNAIRVELEGKIASIRERRPELIEEAKWRIRKAEEAVGRLEEKHPGSNVVHQKKRRLAVLRAKLEALLADQESGRVRLCFGSRRLFRKQFSREENGYADHAAWKKDWQAERSSQFFVLGSKDETSGNQSCQATVAPDGGLRLRLRLPNGLGSTSKHLVLEGVRLAYGQEEILQALSAGRVVIAQTKTGKLVRKREGAAVSYRFVRDRKGWRVFASVEAQPVALVTRRLAGAIGVDSNPDHLALAETDRFGNLVEIRRIGLHLYGKSEEQAKAAIGDACRQIARACAESGKPLVIERLDLRKRRAELEAVDCVRARSLSSFAYAKTIAMLKAASFRAGVERIEVDPAYTSVIGAVNHARRHGISSHQGAAYAIARRGLGLSERPSVREAVVPTRNGGYVTFVLPARNRTRHVWSFWAGVRKRLKAAHAAHARSGGNRLPPAPLLPKSRALGATRALPAKPRHANRRQHCSADVVDDLPW from the coding sequence ATGAGTAAGCTTCCTGTTTTCACCTACCAGACCCGGTTGAGGTTGACGCATGAGCAGACTTCGTGTCTTGACGCCTATGCGGCGCTCTACGGGCGGGCGCAGCGGACTCTTTTGGCCAGGATGCGGGCGGGCGTTCCCCTGAACGAGCTCAAGCGGTCGTTCCTGCGCCGATTCGGCCTCACCTCCCGGAAGTTCAACGCCATTCGGGTCGAGCTCGAAGGCAAGATCGCCTCGATCCGGGAAAGGCGGCCCGAGTTGATCGAGGAAGCCAAATGGCGGATCCGGAAAGCGGAAGAGGCGGTCGGCCGGCTGGAGGAGAAGCATCCGGGATCGAATGTCGTGCACCAGAAAAAGCGGCGGCTTGCCGTCCTGCGGGCGAAGCTCGAGGCGCTTCTGGCCGATCAGGAGTCCGGCCGGGTCCGGCTCTGTTTCGGTTCCCGACGCCTCTTCCGCAAGCAGTTTTCCCGGGAAGAGAACGGCTATGCGGACCATGCCGCATGGAAGAAGGATTGGCAGGCGGAGCGGAGCAGCCAGTTCTTTGTGCTCGGATCGAAGGACGAGACATCGGGCAACCAGTCCTGCCAAGCCACGGTCGCTCCGGACGGCGGCCTGCGGCTGCGGTTGCGGCTGCCGAACGGATTGGGAAGCACGAGCAAACACCTGGTGCTCGAGGGCGTGCGCTTGGCCTACGGCCAGGAGGAAATCCTCCAGGCCCTCTCCGCCGGCCGGGTCGTGATCGCACAAACCAAGACGGGGAAGCTCGTCCGCAAGCGGGAGGGAGCTGCCGTAAGCTACCGCTTCGTGCGGGACCGGAAGGGGTGGCGGGTATTCGCAAGCGTCGAGGCGCAACCGGTTGCCCTGGTGACACGCCGCCTTGCCGGAGCGATCGGCGTTGACAGCAACCCGGATCATCTTGCCTTGGCCGAAACGGATCGCTTCGGGAATCTCGTGGAAATCCGCAGGATCGGATTGCATCTCTATGGGAAGAGCGAGGAGCAAGCGAAAGCCGCGATCGGCGATGCGTGCCGGCAGATCGCCCGGGCCTGCGCCGAATCGGGCAAGCCGCTCGTGATCGAGCGATTGGATCTTCGCAAGCGGAGGGCCGAGCTGGAGGCGGTCGATTGCGTCCGGGCTCGCTCGCTCTCTTCCTTCGCCTACGCCAAGACGATCGCGATGCTCAAGGCGGCTTCCTTTCGTGCCGGAGTCGAACGGATCGAAGTCGACCCGGCCTACACTTCCGTGATCGGCGCGGTCAACCACGCGCGCCGTCATGGCATCAGCTCTCACCAGGGCGCGGCCTACGCCATCGCCCGGAGAGGATTGGGTCTATCCGAACGCCCGTCCGTGCGGGAGGCGGTCGTGCCGACCCGCAATGGCGGCTATGTCACCTTCGTCCTACCCGCGAGGAATCGGACGAGGCATGTATGGTCGTTCTGGGCGGGCGTTCGGAAGAGACTCAAAGCGGCGCATGCAGCGCATGCCCGGTCGGGAGGCAACCGCTTGCCTCCCGCGCCTCTGCTCCCGAAATCGCGGGCATTGGGCGCTACCCGGGCTTTGCCGGCGAAACCCCGGCACGCGAATCGTCGGCAGCACTGTTCGGCCGACGTCGTGGACGATCTTCCCTGGTAG
- a CDS encoding (2Fe-2S)-binding protein, with the protein MGAGRSSHPMHLVINEKSYSVDAPEDLKLVWVLREHLHLTGTKFGCGIGACGACTVHLDGKAVRSCQIPLGSVQGKITTIEGLPEDHPVKRAWIRHQVPQCGYCQPGQIMQAAALLSARPHPGTEEILAAMNGNLCRCGTYPRILRAIQELAGAST; encoded by the coding sequence ATGGGAGCCGGACGGTCGAGCCATCCGATGCACCTGGTCATCAACGAAAAGAGTTATTCGGTCGACGCGCCCGAGGATCTCAAGCTGGTCTGGGTCCTCCGGGAGCATCTCCATCTGACCGGCACCAAGTTCGGGTGCGGGATCGGGGCCTGCGGCGCCTGCACCGTCCACCTCGATGGGAAGGCCGTCCGCTCCTGCCAGATCCCCCTGGGCTCGGTCCAAGGCAAGATCACGACGATCGAGGGGTTGCCGGAAGATCACCCGGTCAAGCGCGCCTGGATCCGCCACCAGGTGCCGCAGTGCGGCTACTGCCAGCCGGGCCAGATCATGCAGGCGGCCGCGCTGCTCTCGGCCCGGCCTCATCCGGGCACCGAGGAGATCCTCGCCGCGATGAACGGCAACCTCTGCCGGTGCGGAACCTATCCCCGGATCCTCCGCGCGATCCAGGAGCTGGCCGGCGCCTCGACCTAA
- a CDS encoding molybdopterin cofactor-binding domain-containing protein: protein MAAAAEKAGWGRPRPGRQLGFAYHRCFGSHVAQCVEISVEPKGLILHRVVCAVDCGPLVNPDTVKAQMESGIVMGLSAALKERILLEEGRVVSNNFDSYPILRMGEAPRRIDVFLIQGQKELGGVGEPGTPPAAPALANALFAATGRRAESLPLRLS, encoded by the coding sequence GTGGCGGCCGCGGCCGAGAAGGCCGGCTGGGGCCGCCCTCGACCCGGAAGGCAGCTCGGATTCGCCTACCACCGCTGCTTCGGATCGCATGTCGCCCAATGCGTCGAGATCTCCGTCGAGCCCAAGGGGCTGATCCTCCACCGGGTCGTCTGCGCCGTCGACTGCGGCCCGCTCGTCAACCCCGACACGGTCAAGGCGCAGATGGAGTCGGGGATCGTGATGGGCCTTTCGGCCGCGCTCAAGGAGCGGATCCTCCTGGAGGAAGGGAGGGTCGTCTCGAACAATTTCGACAGCTACCCGATCCTGCGGATGGGGGAGGCCCCGCGGCGGATCGACGTCTTTCTCATCCAAGGGCAGAAGGAGCTGGGAGGGGTCGGGGAGCCGGGAACTCCCCCGGCCGCGCCCGCGCTGGCCAACGCGCTCTTCGCCGCGACCGGGCGGCGGGCGGAGAGCCTCCCCTTGCGGTTGTCCTAG
- a CDS encoding aromatic ring-hydroxylating dioxygenase subunit alpha, protein MRDPLLDEWHPIAASEELPAGGVFGATLLGQQIVLWRGERGVHAWPDLCLHRGARLSLGKVARNCLRCPYHGWTYSEEGRCVAIPAHPGVRPPRRAHLLPFPARECYGVVWVSLGSPSGNPPPFPEWEEGSLAKTRCGPYRVNASAPRLLENFLDVAHLPIAHAGILGDPSRPEIPAYRVERRPDGGWVAAGIAIWQPDPDGSGRAQTVSYTYEILRPLVARFRKTGEGKRYGILAAVHPISPRESAFWMWNFWDPQQGVRPEEVRAHQERIFAQDRPIVESQRPELLPLDLQAELHLPSDRLAIAYRRWLAELGVGFGTG, encoded by the coding sequence ATGCGAGATCCTCTTCTGGACGAGTGGCACCCGATCGCGGCCTCGGAGGAGCTGCCCGCGGGAGGGGTTTTTGGTGCAACCCTGCTGGGACAGCAGATCGTGCTCTGGCGCGGAGAGCGTGGCGTCCATGCCTGGCCCGATCTCTGCCTCCACCGGGGTGCGCGTCTTTCGCTGGGGAAGGTCGCGCGGAACTGCCTCCGCTGCCCCTACCACGGCTGGACCTACTCCGAAGAGGGCCGCTGCGTCGCGATCCCGGCCCACCCGGGAGTCCGCCCGCCGCGGCGAGCTCACCTCCTCCCCTTCCCGGCTCGGGAGTGCTACGGGGTGGTTTGGGTTTCCTTAGGCTCTCCTTCCGGAAATCCTCCGCCCTTTCCGGAGTGGGAAGAGGGCTCTCTGGCCAAAACCCGGTGCGGCCCCTACCGGGTGAACGCGTCCGCCCCTCGCCTCCTGGAAAATTTTCTCGACGTGGCCCACCTGCCGATCGCCCACGCGGGCATCCTGGGCGACCCGAGCCGGCCGGAGATCCCCGCGTACCGCGTCGAGCGGAGGCCGGATGGCGGATGGGTCGCCGCCGGCATCGCCATCTGGCAGCCCGATCCCGATGGAAGCGGCCGGGCGCAGACGGTCTCTTACACCTATGAGATCCTGCGGCCTCTGGTGGCCCGCTTCCGGAAGACCGGGGAGGGGAAGCGGTACGGCATCCTCGCCGCGGTCCACCCGATCAGCCCGCGCGAAAGCGCTTTCTGGATGTGGAACTTTTGGGATCCGCAGCAAGGAGTCCGGCCCGAGGAGGTCCGGGCGCACCAGGAGCGGATCTTCGCGCAGGACCGGCCGATCGTCGAATCGCAGCGGCCCGAGCTTCTGCCGCTCGACCTCCAGGCGGAGCTCCATCTTCCTTCCGATCGCCTGGCCATCGCCTACCGGCGCTGGCTCGCCGAGCTGGGCGTCGGCTTCGGTACCGGCTGA
- a CDS encoding nucleoside hydrolase: MDRFLFFPGLPLLLLISWLFPCAEGKAKELVVIDQDGAGPGGSDMQSLLLALHSPEVELLGITVVSGDCWREEGIAHTLRLLEIAGRREVPVVGGAVYPLLRTRKETEIWEELFGKLFYKGAWNKAYLGKELHPPLSFPEDPFRPPAPVEGEPALRPSPRFAADFLIETARNHPGEVTLLALGPLTDIALACRLDPEFSQRIKKLVLMGASIDPRTSDPEWSTNPRFEFNFFWDPEGAHIVLTSPWKRLEAYPVDAGIQAVMRRELLSAVSEGNSAVGRYLNQYAWIGLPMWDEVAVAGWLDPSLILQKETLFLDVDVSHGPGYGNTLTWKPGSEPGLGQQRVEVIRQIDPKRFYRFFRERISQTPSERRTAE; the protein is encoded by the coding sequence ATGGATCGATTCCTCTTCTTTCCCGGCTTGCCTCTCCTTCTCCTGATCTCTTGGCTTTTCCCGTGCGCGGAGGGGAAGGCCAAGGAGCTCGTCGTCATCGACCAGGACGGAGCGGGCCCGGGAGGGAGCGACATGCAGTCGCTCCTGTTGGCTCTCCACTCCCCGGAGGTCGAGCTCTTGGGCATCACCGTGGTCAGCGGGGACTGCTGGCGGGAGGAGGGGATCGCGCACACGCTCCGGCTCTTGGAAATCGCCGGACGGCGGGAGGTTCCGGTCGTCGGAGGGGCCGTCTATCCTCTCTTGCGGACCCGCAAGGAGACCGAGATCTGGGAAGAGCTCTTCGGGAAGCTCTTCTACAAGGGAGCCTGGAACAAGGCCTACCTCGGCAAGGAGCTTCACCCGCCCCTCTCGTTTCCCGAGGATCCCTTCCGCCCTCCCGCGCCGGTGGAAGGAGAGCCGGCGCTTCGGCCCAGTCCCCGGTTCGCAGCCGACTTCCTCATCGAGACGGCGCGAAACCACCCGGGAGAAGTGACCCTTCTGGCACTGGGGCCCTTGACCGACATCGCGCTCGCCTGTCGGCTCGATCCCGAATTTTCGCAACGGATCAAGAAGCTCGTGCTCATGGGCGCAAGCATCGATCCGCGGACGAGCGATCCCGAATGGAGCACCAATCCTCGGTTCGAGTTCAACTTCTTCTGGGATCCCGAAGGCGCCCACATCGTCTTGACCTCACCCTGGAAGCGGCTGGAAGCCTATCCGGTCGATGCCGGGATCCAAGCGGTCATGCGCCGGGAGCTTCTCTCCGCGGTGAGCGAAGGGAATTCGGCGGTCGGCCGCTACCTCAATCAATATGCCTGGATCGGGCTGCCGATGTGGGATGAGGTCGCGGTCGCAGGCTGGCTCGATCCTTCCCTGATTCTCCAAAAGGAGACCCTCTTCCTGGACGTCGACGTCTCCCACGGCCCGGGCTACGGGAACACCTTGACCTGGAAGCCGGGGAGCGAGCCTGGACTCGGGCAGCAGCGGGTCGAGGTGATCCGGCAGATCGACCCCAAGCGCTTCTATCGCTTCTTCCGGGAGCGCATTTCCCAGACGCCCTCCGAGCGGAGAACGGCGGAATAA
- a CDS encoding TonB-dependent receptor — MACELLNVPFGMGRKKQAQPGIPAEDLGPAAATLPPAGTHLLPLLLWLIAPEALLAAPGSAPEPASPDSDPPAGALPGDPVAVPADPPVPVSAPAGSPKAGKSGSLSAMEVTTTAPGESMLPTATPIESGAYGEPMNVLDTPRQIFPVNKTILQTEGAGTQGFFDAVSTAFLSPGSTAAAGNNLVFAPMIRGMPPLGFINGMQMTMQDAGWWNLPWNYNMVESMDVIEGPPNAVYGELQANGGAVNYITKQPYFDRFRGYVWDTTGMYQNYLWGADIGGPIGKEKKLAYRFSYMGMENGSYYQYQYNDQQNFYLALSARPTDNYSVDFYSDFGTYNFNILDFLNRPTNQLIDNDLYQTGALPPAQVTFGFPNFNTYAGPLVPISLRSTAMNPASGALGMSGMLQLVQNAVIDDDLRIRNNTFAFYIRSSLIDYAQWEDIDITGDYEVFNRTEVLAALHPEEALFEQHIDAGVELGFQRNLDYEGVSFFGIQNAWSIANPNNPALANPYLWNAELSSSFAAGIGNPLAFGGGDWPIPSAPPGWYFEPLNGYSLTEDSQFWEVAPFYQHNIHFTDQLTLLVGARATTLFLTAQTPPGTPAFLSMGYDAAVLMPMVNVSPVYKPFPWMTVYFDYNWGYTSAVGVMGGYTPFYDGAEFRLVNQLIEGGLKFSLLADKLYMTTAGFSQDFYIANMGMPPTPSYIKGFELALTYQPSKNFWARVQYMLANGTENWSGMPVGPFQFQTYSTSTALAQGLPLNNAANYPPGKYAFVGWPDQTLSAMVTYQTDGGLGATLSALVLSNQYLDYSYNLEIPTEYVINARLYYTTPRWDFAVNIYNLTDNRHLWFPYGPGVTFGREFNTEQIVAGLPFWVQGTVAYKF; from the coding sequence TTGGCATGCGAACTGCTTAACGTGCCCTTCGGAATGGGACGGAAAAAGCAGGCCCAACCGGGCATTCCGGCGGAAGATCTCGGGCCCGCCGCGGCAACACTGCCTCCGGCGGGTACGCACCTGCTCCCCTTGCTCCTCTGGCTGATCGCTCCGGAGGCGCTTCTCGCTGCCCCAGGGAGCGCTCCGGAACCTGCCTCTCCCGACTCCGATCCTCCGGCAGGCGCCCTTCCCGGCGATCCGGTTGCCGTCCCGGCCGACCCGCCGGTGCCCGTTTCGGCACCGGCCGGCTCGCCGAAGGCCGGGAAGAGCGGCTCCCTCTCCGCCATGGAGGTGACGACGACGGCTCCCGGAGAATCGATGCTGCCGACGGCCACCCCGATCGAATCGGGGGCCTACGGGGAGCCGATGAACGTCCTCGACACCCCGCGCCAGATCTTTCCGGTCAACAAAACGATCCTGCAGACCGAAGGGGCCGGTACCCAGGGATTCTTCGACGCGGTGAGCACCGCCTTCCTCTCGCCCGGCTCGACGGCCGCCGCCGGGAACAACCTCGTCTTCGCTCCGATGATCCGCGGCATGCCGCCTCTGGGTTTCATCAACGGGATGCAGATGACGATGCAGGACGCCGGCTGGTGGAACCTTCCCTGGAACTACAACATGGTCGAGTCGATGGACGTGATCGAGGGGCCGCCCAACGCGGTCTATGGCGAGCTGCAGGCCAACGGGGGTGCCGTCAACTACATCACCAAGCAGCCCTACTTCGACCGGTTCCGGGGCTATGTCTGGGACACGACCGGCATGTACCAGAACTACCTTTGGGGGGCCGATATCGGCGGGCCGATCGGTAAGGAGAAGAAGCTCGCCTACCGCTTCAGCTACATGGGAATGGAGAACGGCAGCTACTACCAGTATCAGTACAACGACCAGCAGAACTTCTATTTAGCGCTGAGCGCCCGTCCCACCGACAACTACTCGGTCGACTTCTACTCCGACTTCGGCACCTACAACTTCAACATTCTGGACTTCCTGAACCGGCCGACCAATCAGCTCATCGATAACGACCTCTACCAGACCGGTGCTCTGCCGCCCGCGCAAGTCACTTTCGGCTTTCCCAACTTCAACACCTACGCGGGGCCGCTCGTGCCGATCAGCCTCCGGTCGACCGCGATGAACCCGGCCTCGGGCGCACTGGGGATGAGCGGCATGCTCCAGCTGGTCCAGAACGCGGTGATCGACGACGACCTGCGGATCCGGAACAACACCTTCGCCTTCTACATCCGCAGCTCGCTCATCGACTATGCCCAGTGGGAGGACATCGACATCACGGGCGACTACGAGGTCTTCAACCGGACGGAAGTTCTGGCCGCCCTCCACCCGGAAGAGGCGCTCTTTGAGCAGCATATCGACGCCGGAGTCGAGCTCGGCTTCCAACGCAACCTCGACTACGAGGGGGTCTCCTTCTTCGGCATCCAGAACGCCTGGAGCATCGCCAACCCGAACAATCCCGCCCTTGCCAATCCCTACCTCTGGAACGCCGAGCTCTCGAGCTCCTTTGCGGCCGGGATCGGAAACCCCCTCGCCTTCGGCGGCGGTGACTGGCCGATCCCGTCGGCTCCCCCCGGGTGGTACTTCGAGCCCCTAAACGGCTATTCGCTCACCGAGGATTCGCAGTTCTGGGAGGTAGCCCCCTTCTACCAGCACAACATCCACTTCACCGATCAGCTGACCCTCCTGGTCGGCGCCCGGGCGACCACTCTCTTCCTCACGGCGCAAACCCCTCCCGGCACCCCGGCCTTCCTCTCGATGGGCTACGACGCGGCCGTGCTCATGCCGATGGTCAACGTGAGCCCGGTCTACAAGCCCTTCCCTTGGATGACCGTCTATTTCGACTACAACTGGGGCTATACGAGTGCGGTGGGGGTGATGGGAGGCTATACTCCCTTCTACGATGGGGCGGAGTTCCGGCTCGTCAACCAGCTCATCGAAGGAGGGCTCAAGTTCAGCCTGCTGGCCGACAAGCTCTACATGACGACCGCAGGCTTCAGCCAGGATTTCTACATCGCCAACATGGGGATGCCTCCCACCCCTTCCTACATCAAGGGGTTCGAGCTAGCGCTCACGTATCAGCCGAGCAAGAACTTCTGGGCGCGGGTCCAATACATGCTCGCCAACGGCACGGAGAACTGGTCGGGAATGCCCGTCGGCCCCTTCCAGTTTCAGACCTATTCGACCTCTACGGCCCTCGCCCAGGGGCTTCCGCTCAACAACGCCGCCAACTATCCGCCCGGAAAGTACGCCTTCGTCGGGTGGCCCGACCAGACCTTGAGCGCCATGGTCACCTACCAGACCGACGGGGGCCTGGGCGCGACCCTCTCGGCGCTCGTCCTGAGCAACCAGTATCTCGACTATTCGTACAACCTCGAGATCCCCACCGAATATGTGATTAACGCCCGCCTCTACTACACCACACCCCGATGGGATTTCGCGGTGAACATCTACAACCTGACCGACAACCGGCATCTCTGGTTTCCCTACGGGCCGGGGGTAACCTTCGGCCGAGAGTTCAACACCGAGCAGATCGTGGCCGGCTTGCCGTTCTGGGTGCAGGGTACGGTCGCTTATAAATTCTAA